In one window of Pseudoalteromonas sp. GCY DNA:
- the ppsR gene encoding posphoenolpyruvate synthetase regulatory kinase/phosphorylase PpsR: MRTAFYISDGTAITSEVFGHATLSMFPVEFNHQTIPFVETVKKANEIKKLIDSVAETSGEKPLVFFTFVNPELSDIILSSQGVCYDFLSYASEIVKRELKVQPVPKMHRTHSIHESSYDFRIDAVNYALANDDGANIKDYDEADIILVGVSRSGKTPTSLYLALQYGIKAANYPMTEDDLESGKLPKCLDKYKGKLFGLTIDPERLAAIRQGRMANSKYASIRQCRIEVKEVEMLFKKNKTPYLNSTRYSVEEISAKIISETGLKRHKY; encoded by the coding sequence ATGAGAACAGCATTTTATATTTCCGATGGTACCGCAATCACCTCTGAAGTGTTTGGTCACGCGACGCTTTCAATGTTCCCTGTAGAATTCAATCATCAAACGATACCATTTGTAGAAACAGTAAAAAAAGCAAATGAAATCAAAAAACTAATCGACTCTGTTGCTGAGACTTCAGGTGAGAAACCGTTGGTGTTTTTTACATTCGTTAATCCAGAATTGTCCGATATTATTTTATCGTCGCAAGGGGTTTGTTACGACTTTTTATCTTATGCGAGCGAAATAGTAAAAAGAGAGCTAAAAGTTCAGCCGGTGCCAAAAATGCACCGAACGCATAGCATCCACGAATCCTCGTATGATTTTAGAATAGATGCAGTTAACTACGCCCTTGCTAATGATGACGGGGCAAACATTAAGGATTATGATGAAGCAGACATAATATTGGTTGGTGTCAGTCGCAGTGGTAAAACACCTACTAGCTTATATTTAGCGTTGCAATATGGGATAAAAGCCGCGAATTATCCAATGACAGAAGATGATTTAGAAAGTGGAAAACTGCCCAAGTGTTTGGATAAATATAAAGGTAAACTCTTTGGTTTAACCATAGATCCTGAAAGACTAGCCGCAATTAGGCAAGGGAGAATGGCAAACTCCAAGTATGCATCAATCAGACAATGCCGTATAGAAGTTAAAGAAGTTGAGATGCTATTTAAAAAGAATAAAACGCCTTACTTGAACAGTACACGTTATTCTGTTGAAGAAATATCAGCAAAGATTATTTCTGAGACTGGGCTAAAGCGCCATAAATACTAA
- a CDS encoding class II 3-deoxy-7-phosphoheptulonate synthase — MANWSPNSWRDKPILQQPEYPNSEKLKSVEKELNSAPPLVFAEETRSLYKSLADVCEGKAFILQGGDCAESFSDFSAANIRDTFKTLLQMAVVLTYGGKCPVVKIARMAGQYAKPRSSDFETIDGVSLPSYRGDIVNSFEFTEEARIPDPDRLMKAYHQSAATLNLLRAFAQGGLADLHQVNRWNMSFVAANPLKDKFQQLAERIQEALEFMEVCGIDSTVAPSLKETPLYTSHEALLLGYEEALTRRDHLSGDWYDCSAHFVWIGERTRQLDHAHIEFFRGIKNPIGVKVGPGMQEDELIKLVDALNPDNIPGRLTLITRMGADVLPEKLPKLVHRIQEEGRKVIWTSDPMHGNTEKATTGYKTRSFNNILREISQFFAVHKAEGSYPGGVHLEMTGQHVTECVGGAYGLSDEDLSQRYRTQCDPRLNADQVLELGFLVADLLKDARKTV, encoded by the coding sequence ATGGCTAATTGGAGCCCAAATAGCTGGAGAGATAAACCTATCTTGCAGCAACCTGAATACCCAAATTCAGAGAAGTTAAAATCAGTTGAAAAAGAATTAAATTCAGCACCACCGCTCGTTTTTGCAGAAGAGACTAGAAGCTTGTATAAAAGCCTTGCAGATGTCTGCGAAGGTAAAGCGTTTATATTGCAAGGCGGTGATTGCGCAGAATCGTTTTCAGATTTTAGTGCCGCTAATATTCGGGATACGTTCAAGACACTTTTGCAAATGGCTGTCGTTTTAACATATGGCGGGAAGTGCCCAGTCGTTAAAATTGCAAGAATGGCAGGGCAGTATGCTAAGCCCCGTTCTTCAGATTTTGAGACTATTGATGGTGTTTCTTTACCGTCATATCGTGGCGATATCGTTAATAGCTTTGAGTTTACGGAAGAAGCACGTATCCCTGATCCTGATAGATTGATGAAAGCGTATCACCAGTCTGCAGCAACACTTAATCTACTCCGCGCGTTTGCGCAGGGTGGTCTTGCAGATCTGCATCAGGTAAATCGCTGGAATATGAGTTTCGTAGCTGCAAATCCGTTAAAAGACAAGTTTCAACAACTCGCAGAGCGTATTCAAGAAGCACTTGAGTTTATGGAAGTTTGTGGCATCGATTCAACAGTAGCACCAAGCCTGAAGGAAACTCCGCTTTATACCTCACACGAAGCGCTATTGTTAGGTTATGAAGAAGCGTTAACGAGACGAGATCACTTATCGGGGGACTGGTACGATTGTTCTGCTCACTTTGTTTGGATTGGTGAACGTACGCGTCAATTAGATCACGCACATATCGAGTTTTTCCGTGGTATTAAAAACCCAATTGGCGTAAAGGTTGGCCCAGGGATGCAAGAAGATGAGTTAATTAAACTTGTCGATGCGCTTAACCCTGATAATATTCCTGGCCGTCTAACACTTATCACACGCATGGGTGCAGATGTGCTGCCGGAAAAACTGCCTAAATTAGTTCATAGAATTCAAGAAGAAGGCCGCAAAGTTATTTGGACTTCAGATCCGATGCACGGAAACACTGAGAAGGCGACTACTGGATATAAAACACGTAGCTTTAACAATATCCTAAGAGAAATCAGTCAGTTCTTCGCAGTTCATAAAGCTGAGGGTAGCTATCCTGGCGGTGTGCACTTAGAAATGACAGGGCAACACGTCACTGAGTGTGTTGGTGGTGCCTATGGTCTATCAGACGAAGACTTATCTCAGCGTTACCGCACCCAGTGTGATCCGCGTCTAAACGCAGACCAAGTTCTAGAGCTAGGCTTTTTAGTTGCTGATCTACTAAAAGATGCTCGCAAAACAGTATAA
- the ppsA gene encoding phosphoenolpyruvate synthase, producing the protein MQDYVLWYQELGMQDVPRVGGKNASLGEMISNLANAGVQVPGGFATTADAFNEFLEQSGLNEKIHSILDTLDVDDVNELAKVGAQIRQWVIDTPFQPELDKAIREAYSQLHGDASQDVSFAVRSSATAEDMPDASFAGQQETFLNVRGIDAVMVAIKHVFASLFNDRAISYRVHQGYDHRGVALSAGIQRMVRSDKASSGVMFSIDTESGFEDVVFVTSSYGLGEMVVQGAVNPDEFYVHKQTLAKAKPAVLKRNIGSKAIQMIYSSDESHGKQVEIVDVDSALSNQFSITDAEVEELAKQAVIIEKHYGRPMDIEWAKDGNDGKLYIVQARPETVRSNEDANVMERFQLKSKSEVIVEGRAIGHKIGSGVVKVLSSIDQMDSVKQGDVLVTDMTDPDWEPIMKRASAIVTNRGGRTCHAAIIARELGIPAVVGCGNATDLITNGDTVTVSCAEGDTGYIYKGELEFDVISSRIDSMPAIPMKIMMNVGNPDRAFDFAKLPHAGIGLARLEFIINRMIGIHPKALLHFDKQDAELQAEIKELIAGYESPVEFYISKLVEGISTLGAAFAPERVIVRMSDFKSNEYANLVGGQQYEPEEENPMIGFRGASRYISEDFRECFALECEAIKRVRNEMDLTNVEIMIPFVRTLEEAAQVIEILEAHGLKRGENGLKVIMMCELPSNCLLAEEFLEYFDGFSIGSNDLTQLTLGLDRDSGLIAHLFDERNPAIKKLLSMAIQTAKAKGKYVGICGQGPSDHEDFAAWLVEEGIDSVSLNPDTVLETWLYLAEKFTK; encoded by the coding sequence GTGCAAGACTACGTTCTCTGGTATCAAGAGTTGGGTATGCAAGATGTACCTCGAGTTGGTGGTAAAAACGCTTCTCTAGGTGAAATGATATCTAACCTTGCTAACGCTGGTGTACAAGTACCTGGTGGATTCGCAACAACTGCTGATGCGTTTAATGAATTTCTTGAGCAATCAGGCCTCAATGAAAAAATCCACTCAATCCTAGATACTCTCGATGTTGACGATGTCAACGAATTAGCCAAAGTCGGCGCCCAGATTAGACAATGGGTTATCGATACACCATTCCAACCAGAATTAGATAAAGCAATCCGTGAGGCGTATAGCCAGTTACACGGTGACGCAAGCCAAGATGTCTCCTTTGCTGTTCGTTCATCAGCAACAGCAGAAGATATGCCAGACGCCTCCTTCGCTGGCCAACAAGAAACTTTCCTAAATGTTCGTGGCATTGATGCCGTAATGGTCGCTATCAAGCATGTTTTTGCTTCGCTATTCAATGACCGTGCAATTTCTTATCGTGTACACCAAGGCTATGATCACAGAGGCGTGGCGCTTTCTGCTGGTATTCAGCGTATGGTGCGTTCGGACAAAGCGTCATCTGGTGTTATGTTCTCAATCGATACCGAATCAGGCTTCGAAGACGTTGTCTTCGTTACTTCTAGCTATGGTTTGGGCGAGATGGTAGTTCAGGGCGCAGTAAACCCAGATGAATTTTATGTTCATAAGCAAACACTTGCAAAAGCAAAACCTGCTGTTCTTAAGAGAAATATTGGCTCAAAAGCAATCCAAATGATTTACTCAAGTGACGAGTCTCACGGTAAACAAGTTGAGATTGTTGATGTAGACTCAGCACTATCTAACCAATTCTCGATTACAGACGCTGAAGTAGAAGAGTTAGCAAAACAAGCTGTTATTATCGAAAAGCACTACGGTCGTCCAATGGATATCGAATGGGCAAAAGATGGTAATGACGGCAAGCTTTATATCGTTCAAGCCCGTCCAGAAACCGTTCGTTCAAATGAAGATGCGAACGTAATGGAACGCTTCCAGCTAAAATCAAAGTCTGAAGTTATTGTTGAAGGTCGTGCTATCGGTCATAAGATTGGCTCAGGCGTAGTTAAAGTCCTGTCTTCAATTGATCAAATGGACTCGGTAAAGCAAGGCGATGTACTTGTTACTGATATGACGGATCCTGATTGGGAACCTATCATGAAGCGTGCCTCTGCTATCGTAACGAATCGTGGTGGACGTACTTGTCACGCTGCAATCATTGCGCGTGAGCTGGGGATCCCAGCCGTGGTTGGATGTGGTAATGCAACCGATTTGATCACCAATGGCGACACGGTAACAGTTTCATGTGCTGAAGGCGATACAGGTTATATCTATAAAGGTGAACTTGAATTCGATGTTATTTCTTCTCGCATCGATTCAATGCCAGCTATTCCGATGAAGATAATGATGAACGTAGGTAACCCAGATCGCGCGTTTGATTTTGCGAAGTTACCACATGCAGGTATCGGTCTTGCGCGTCTTGAATTTATCATCAACCGTATGATTGGTATTCACCCTAAAGCACTACTTCATTTTGATAAGCAAGATGCAGAGCTACAGGCTGAAATTAAAGAGCTAATCGCGGGATATGAATCACCAGTAGAGTTCTATATCAGCAAGTTAGTTGAAGGTATTTCTACGCTAGGTGCAGCATTTGCTCCAGAGCGTGTAATCGTTCGTATGTCTGACTTTAAGTCAAACGAGTATGCAAACTTGGTTGGCGGCCAGCAGTATGAGCCGGAAGAAGAAAACCCAATGATAGGTTTCCGCGGCGCATCTCGTTACATTTCTGAAGACTTTAGAGAGTGCTTTGCATTAGAGTGTGAAGCCATTAAACGTGTTCGTAACGAGATGGATCTAACCAACGTTGAAATTATGATCCCATTCGTTCGTACCCTAGAAGAAGCTGCTCAAGTTATTGAAATTCTTGAAGCTCATGGTCTAAAGCGCGGTGAGAATGGTCTAAAAGTCATCATGATGTGTGAACTTCCATCAAACTGCCTGCTTGCGGAAGAGTTTTTAGAGTATTTCGACGGCTTCTCGATTGGTTCAAATGACCTTACCCAGTTAACGCTTGGTCTAGACCGCGATTCTGGTCTTATTGCGCATCTGTTTGATGAGCGAAATCCAGCTATCAAAAAACTGCTTTCAATGGCAATTCAAACAGCTAAAGCAAAAGGAAAATATGTAGGTATTTGTGGTCAG